GCCGCCCGCCATGACGCCCGCGGCGACGAGAGCGACGGCCAGCCCCGTGCGAAGGGCGCGGGGATCGCGCGCGGCCAGCCCCGGGCGGGGGGTTCCCACGCGCAGGGCCTTGATCCGCGCCGCCTCCCGCGCCTGATGGGCGCGCCAGAGGGCCTGGGCCGCGGCGTCGCCCCCGGCCGGGCGGTCCAGCAGCGTCGCGAGCGGACGGTGGGAAAGGCCGGAGCTGCGCTCCAGCCGACGGTCGGCCGCGTCGTTCCCGGGGCGGGTGAAGCCGCGCGCCCCGCGAATCAGCGCCAGCACCAGGGCCGCGATCAGCACCGCGAGAAGGGTGAGGTGCGCCAGCGGCGAGAGGAAAAGGAAGAGGCCCGAGAGGGCGAGGACGAGGAACACCCCCACCACGCCCAGCGCCGGCCAGGCGCGGGGCCAGAGGGATTCCCAGAGAAGGGCGGCCCGCGCCCTGGCGCGGAGGCGGCCGAGGCGGCGCAGCACGGGGCTGCCCGCCCCTGCTTTGCGATCGGGGCCCGTTGGTTCGGTCCGGCGGGGTCCGGGCCCGCTCAAGCGGTCGGCCCTAGCCAGTCCGGCACCACCTGGTGCGCCAGCAGCGCCTCCAGCGGCTGACGCGGCCGCGTCACCGCCCAGCGGTGCCCGTCCACCAGCACCTCCGCCGCCAGGGGGCGGGCGTTGTAGGTGGAGGACATGGTGGCGCCGTAGGCCCCGGCGTCGAGGAAGGCCACCAGCGCCCCCGGCGGCAGGTCCGGCAGGGCGCGGCCGCGCGCGAAGGTGTCCCCCGTCTCGCAGACCGGCCCCACCACGTCGGCGGGGGAGGCGGGGGCGTGCAGCGCATCGGGCGCCACGGGCAGGATGCCGTGCCAGGCCTCGTACATGGCCGGGCGCACCAGGTCGTTCATCGCCGCGTCCAGGATCACGAAGCGCCGGTTCGCCCCGCGCTTCTGCAGCACGACGGAGGCGAGCAGCACGCCCGCCGGTGCCGCGATCCAGCGCCCAGGCTCCAGCATCACGGGCAGGCCGAGCGGGCCGAGGGTGGCCCTGATGGCCCCTGCCAGCGCTGCGGGGGCAGGGGGCGCCTCGTCGCGGTAGGAGATGCCGAGGCCACCGCCGCAATCCAGCCGCTCCACCGGCAGGCCGCGGCCCATCAGCGCCTGCGCCATCTCCGCCACGCGCGCATAGGCGGCGCGGAAGCCCGCCATGCCCTCGGTGATCTGGCTGCCGATATGGACGGCCAGCCCCACCGGCCGGATGCCGGGCATCCCGGCCATGCGGGCGTAGAGGGCGGGGGCGTCCGTGTAGGGGATGCCGAACTTGTTCTCCGCCAGCCCCGTGGAGATCTTCGCGTGGGTGCGCGCGTCCACGTCCGGGTTGACGCGAAGGCAGACCGGGGCGGTGGCGCCCATCGCGTCGGCGACGGCGGAGATGCGCTCGATCTCCTCCGCGCTCTCCGCGTTGATTTGCAGGATGCCCTCGCGCAGGGCGAGGGCAATCTCCCGCTCCGTCTTGCCGACGCCGGAGAAGACGATGCGCCCCGCCGGGATGCCGGCGGCGCGGGCGGCGAGAAGCTCGCCCTCGCTCACCACGTCCGCGCCCGCGCCCTCGGCGCCGAGCACGCGCAGCACGGCCAGGCTGTCATTCGCCTTCGCCGCGAAGTGGATGGAGGCCGTCAGCCCGGCATCGGCCAGCGCGTCCCGCAGGGTGCCGTGGCGGCGTCGGAGCGTGGCGGCGGAATAGACCCAGGTCGGCGTGCCGACCTGCCGCGCGATCTCCGCCAGTGGCACGTCGTCCATCACCAGCCCGTCCAGCGCGTGCGCTTTCAGCTGCGGGCGCCGGGCGAGGAGGTCGGCGAAATCGGGGTCCGGCGTGTCGTGCGGGACGGGAACAGGGGAGGCCATTCCCCTATTTTGGGGTCGGCATGGCCGGGCGGGAAGCGTTACTTGCGCCTGCCCGGTCAGGCAGCCGGTCACGCGTCCCGGCGCGTCACCGGGCGTAGGCGTACTCCCCGCCCTTCTCCACCGCGCGCCGATAGGCCGGGCGCTCATGGATGCGCGCCAGGAAGGCCGCCGGGTGCGGCCGGTCTCCGAAGGGGGAGCGAGAGGAGGCGGCCTCCAGCGGGAAGCTCATCATGATGTCGGCGGCCGTCATCTCCGGCCCGGCGAACCAGCCCGTCCCCGCCAGGGCGGCGTTCCAGTAATCCTTCAGCCGCTCCAGGTTCGGCTCCACCATCGCGCCCTTCATGCCCTGGGCCAGCTTCTCCGCCACCGGCTGCGCCTCCGGCGGGGCGCGCCGGCCCATGGCGTTGAACAGCAGCGCCATCACCAGCGGCGGCATGGCCGAGCCCTCCGCGTGGTGCATCCAGTGGCGGTAGGTCCAGTGGTGCGGCCCGTCCTTCGCCGGCACCAGGCGCCCGTTGCCGTGGCGCTCCAGCACGTACTCCACGATCGCGCCCGTCTCGGCCAGCGTCAGCCCGCCCTCCGTCAGGACCGGGGACTTGCCCAGCGGGTGCACCGCCCGCAGCTCCGGCGGCGCCAGCATGGTCTGCGGGTCCCGCTGATAGCGCCGGATCTCGTAGGGGACTTCCAGCTCCTCCAGCAGCCAGAGCACCCGCTGGGAGCGGGAATTGTTCAGGTGGTGGATCGTGATCATGCGCGGACTCCGGCCGGGGCACGCGATCCTGGGGCAAGCCGCCCGGACCGGCCAAGGGCATCAGCCCGCGGCGCCCAGCGCCGGCATGATCGTCTCCGTCAGCAGCCCGTGCAGCCCCGCCATGTGCTCCGGGTCCCGCGGCGCGGCCGGGTCCGACAGCATCACCGCGCTCAGCCCCAGGGCGGGCACGAGGTAGAGCATCTGCCCGCCATAGCCCCAGGCGAAGTACACGGGCACCCCGCGCGCCGCCGCGATCCACCAGCCGTAGCCGTAGGACTGCCCGCTCCAGGCCGACCGCGTGCGGGGCACCCAGCTCTCCGCCAGCCAGGCGGCGGGGATCACCTGCGCCCCGTTCCAGGCGCCGCCCAGGCGGCAGCACTCCCCGAAGCGCAGCAGGGCGCGCGGTGTCAGCCGCATGTCGTTGCCGCCGTAGTACCGGCCCTGCGGGTCGCGCGGCCAGGGCGGCACGGAAATGCCCAGCGGCTCCCCCAGCCAGTCCCGCGCCAGCTCCAGCAGCGGCCGGCGCGCGGCGCGCGCCAGCGCCGCGCCGAGGATGTGGGTGGAGCCGGTGGAGTACTGCATCCCACCCCCCGGCTCGTCCACGAAGGGCCGGGTCAGGGCGTAGGCCACGGGATCCCGCGCGGCAGCCCAGCCGCCGTAATTCGCGCCGGAGGTCCGCTCCAGCCCCGCCCGCATGGTCAGCAGGTGCCCGATCGTGATCGCCTCCGCCCGCGGGTCCAGCCCCGGCGGGCGCGGGCCGAGCAGCGGCAGCACGGGCTGGTCCACCCCGCGCAGCACGCCGCGGTCGATCGCGATGCCCACCAGCGCGGCGAGCAGGGTCTTGGAGGCGGACTTGATGTTCTGCGGCGCGTCCGGCGCCGGGCCGCGCAGCCGCATCTCGGCCAGCAGCCGCCCCTCCCGCGCCACCGTCACGCTGTGCAGGCGCGGCAGGCCCGAAGCCGCTTCCCGCAGCGCATCGCCGAGCGCGTCCCCCGCCGACTGGGCAAGGGTGGACTGGGCAAGGGCCGGGTGCGCCAGGGCGCCCAGGGCGAGGCCGATCAGCGGCCGGCGCGGCAGAAGGATCATGCGCCGCAGATAGGGGCCCGTGCCCAGGCCCGAAGGGGGAGCGACGATCCGTTACGTGCCGGACCCAGATCGAAACGGCAGAACGAAATGGCAGGACGAAACGGCGCGCCGGCCACGGGGACCGGCGCGCCGCAGAAGGCCGAGGCCCCGCCGCGATCAGATGATGCGCAGGCGGCCCAGCAGCCAGCCGAAGCCCACCGCGATGGCGGCGGCCGTCAGCGGCTGGTCGCGGATGTAGTCCTCCAGCTGCCCGATCTGGTTCTGGGCCTCGCCCTGGGCCTGGTTCTTCCGGCCCTGGGCCTGGGTGCGGCTGTCGCCGATCAGGTTGCCCACGCCTTCCTGCACCTCGCCCGCCGCCTGCTTGCCGGCGCCGATGATCCGATCGCTGTCCATGTCTCTCTCCTCGATCCGGGGATGAACCCGCCACGGCGCCCCGTAGCGGCCCGCGCGGGTGGAAACGTGGCGAGGGGGCGCGGGTTGTCCCGGCAGAGGCGGGCACGACGCCCGGGCGGCAAAGAAGCCGCTGCACCCCACCCCGGCCGCTGTTTCCTGTAACCTTCGCTGGCCTCGCGGACGGACCCGGCCGAGGCTGGGCACCCCAGGACAGGATTCGAACGGTGGCGGAGCCGAGGCTGCTCGCGGGCGGGAACCCGCAGATCCCCAAAGGCGAGGGCGACGCGCCGGTCCAGGCCTATATCGCGGCCATGCCGGGCTGGAAGCGGCGGGTCGGTGCGGCGATCGACGAGGTGGTCGGGCGCACGGTCCCGGGGGTCCGCAAGGCCGTCAAGTGGAACACGCCGCTCTACGGGATGGAGCAGGGGGCCTGGTTCCTGGGCTTTCACGGGTTCGACCGCTTGGTGAAGGTGACCTTCTTCCGCGGAGCCTCGCTGGATCCGGTGCCGCCCGGCCGGTCGAAGCAGGCGGAGGTCCGCTACCTCGACATCCGCGAGGAGGACGGGGTCGACGAGGCCCGCCTCGCGGACTGGGTACGGCAGGCCAGCGCCCTGCCGGGCGCGCGCCTCTGAGGCGGGCCGTGTGAGGACCAGGGCGGGGAAGGGGCCAGGCCCTTCCCCCGGCCGCTCACCCCTCCGTCGCCGCCACCCGCCCGATGGCCCACTGCACCTGCCCGGACCCGGCCTCGGCGGCCACCGCCACCTGGGTCGCCGCCCGCGCCTCGCCGAAGACCTGCACGCTGTCCTCCACGGAGACTTTCCCGCCCCGCGCGCGCAGGCGCCAGGCCGTGCCGGAGGGGAGGCGCAGCATCACCGAGCCGCCATCCTCCGCGAGCGTCGCCGTCACGGCGGGGTGCAGGTGGAAGCGCACGGTGAAGGCGGGCAGGTCGTCGGCCTCCACGATGTCCTCGCCGCGCAGGTCGTCCCCGGACTCCGCGAGGTAGAGGCGGCGGCGGTGGATCGCGTTGAAGCCCTTCTTCCAGCCGTCATGGGTGGCTTCCAGCCACTGGGCGCCGCTCGCCTCGTGGCGCTCGGCCTCCACGTGCTCGGGGCGGCGTCCCAGCCCGTCCTCCGTCAGCTCGCTGCTGTTGGTGTCGGCGAGGGTGAGGGTGGAGTGGGCGGCGGTGGCGCGCAGCGCGTCGCGCCAGGCGCCCTCGGCCGCCGGCGCCGCGCCGCAGTTGATGATCAGGCGGTCCCGCCCGATCGACATCTCGAAGGAGAGGGTGCCGGCATGGTGCAGCCGGTCCGCCCCGCGCGGCAGGCCGCCCGGCGCCGTGGCGCCGTTGCGCGGGGGCGGCGTGCCGCAATCCGCGATCACCAGGGTGCGCCCGGCCTGCAGGCGCTGGAACCCGGCATCGCCGAGGATGAGCGGCGCCCGCCCGCGGGCCTGGGCCTGGGTGAGGACGAGGTCCAGCAGGCTCGCCGCCTCCTCCCGCGTGCCGTTGAAGGCGGCCAGTCCCCCGTCGCCGTGGCGGAACAGCCGCAGCGCGGGGGCGGCGCGGTCCAGGGCGTGGGCGAGGTGCGGCGGCGCCTCGATCCCCGCGCCGTGCAGCAGGTTGCGGATCTCGATCAGGTCCTGCAGCGCCAGCAGCAGGATGCCCGGGCTGCGCTCCACCTGGGCGCCGTCGGGCAGGATCTGGCGATCGATCTCCGCGGGCAGAAGCTTCAGGCAGCGGGTGAGCCAGGGCTCCTCCTCCAGCGCCACCGCGGCCGCCAGGGCGCCCTTGAGAGCGACGAGGGCCCCCCGGTGCCGCGCCTCGGCCGGCAGCCCGGCCACCAGCCCGCGCGCATCGGCGGCCAGCCGCGCCATCAGGGCCCGGCGCAGCCCGTCCTCGGCCGTGGCGGCCAGGAAGTCCCAGTGGCCGAGCCAGGCGGAGAGCCGCGCTCCCACCACCTCCGGCGCGATGGCCACGGGGTCCGTGGTGCCGGATTCCAGCCAGAGCCGGGTGATGTCCCGCGCGTGCATCCGCGCCGCATCCGTGCCCAGCGCCCGCAGGTCGCGCAGCCAGGCAAAGCCGTGCAGCGCCGCGCGCCAGGCCGGGCCGCCTGCGCCGGGCCCGAAGGCGGAGGGGTCGTCCGGCAGCGGCCGTACTGTGCCCGCCACCTCCAGCTCGCCCTCCATCAGCTTCCCCGCCCGGGCCACGTCGCCGGGCCAGAGGTCGCGGAAGGCGCGGGAGGGAGCCTCCGGCACGCGGATGGGCTTCAGGCCGGAGAGGGTGCGGCGCGCGCCGCGCAGCCAGCCGCTCATGCCCGGGCGTCCTCAATGTTGCGGGCGGCGCCGGCAGACATATTTCGGGCGGGGCCGCGAAGGGCGGCGATGGCGGCCGCGCGGTCCGGTGCCCCGAACACGGCGGTGCCGGCCACCAGCACGTCTGCCCCCGCCTCGATACACATCGACGCGGTCTTCGCCGTCACCCCGCCATCCACCTGCAGCCGGATGTCGCGGCCCGAGCGGTCGATTGTCGCCCGCAGCGCCGCGATCTTCGCCAGCTGACTGTCGATGAAGGACTGCCCGCCGAAGCCGGGGTTCACGGACATGACGAGGATCAGGTCCAGCAGGTCCAGCACCGGCGCCACGGCCTCCACCGGGGTGCCGGGGTTCAGCACCACCCCCGCCTTCTTCCCCAGCCCCCGGATGGTCTGGAGGGAGCGGTGCAGGTGCGGCCCCGCCTCCGGGTGGAGGGAGATCAGGTCCGCCCCGGCCTCCGCGAAGGCGGCCAGGTAGGGATCGGCCGGGGCGATCATCAGGTGCACGTCGAAGGGCATGCGGGTGAGGGGGCGGAGCGCCTTCACGACCGCGGGGCCGAAGGAGATGTTCGGCACGAAGTGGCCGTCCATGATGTCCAGGTGCAGCCAGTCGGCGCCGGCGGCCTCGATGGCGGCCACCTCCTCCGCGAGCCGCGTGAAGTCGGCGGCCAGGAGGGAGGGCGCGATCAGGACGGGGTGGGGGGCTGCGCGTGTCACGGGGGCGTTATGCGGCAGGCGTCCCAGGGCATCAACACGGCACGCTTCGTTACACCGGCAGCGCGGTGGTGGATTTCACCCGCTCCATGGCGAAGCGGCTGGTGACGTTGCGCAGCTGCGGCACCTCCGCCGTCAGCCGGCGGTAGAAGGCGTCGTAGGCCGCCATGTCCGCCACCGCCACGCGCAGCAGGTAGTCCACGTCCCCGCCCATCCGCCAGCACTCCAGCACCTCCGGCATGGCGGAAACCCTCCACGCGAAGGCCTCGATCCACCCGGCGGAATGGTCCCCGATCTCCAGCGAGACGAAGACGGAGAGCGGCAGGCCCACCCGGGCCGGGTCCAGCAGGGTGGCGCGGCCGGTGATCACTCCCGCCGCCTCCATCCGCCGGATGCGCTTCCAGCACGGGGTCGGGGTGAGCCCCACCGCCTCCGCGATGGCCGCGAGGGAGAGTGCCGCGTCCCGCTGGATCAGCCGGAGAATCGCGCGGTCGGTGGAGTCCAACTCCGGCGGAGACGGCATAGGCCAAATCCTTTCTCAAAGCGGGGCTATGATAGCAAGGAAATCTTTTTGTTGCCGGTATTTCATCCTTACCGGAGAAAAACCATCTCTGATGCCCTACCTTGTTGGTGCAACGACCGATGCGTGACCTCTCCCGCCGCAACCTCCTCGCCCTGGCGGCGGCGATTCCTGCTCCTCTGGCCTTCTCCGGCCCCGCTGCCGCCCGCCCGGCCTTCGCCCAGGGCGGCGAGGCCCCGGCCGCGCCCTGGCCCGACCGCCCCGTGAGGATCGTCGTGCCCGTCGCGCCCGGCGGCAGCCTGGACATCCTCGGCCGCAGCGTCGCCCGCGCCCTCACCGGCCCGCTCGGCCAGCCCGTGGTGGTGGAGAACCACACCGGCGCCGGCAGCAACATCGCCTTCGATCTCGTGGCCCGCGCCAGGCCGGACGGGCTGACGATCCTCGTCGGCTCCGACCCGCTGGCGATCAACCCCGCCCTCTACCCCCGGATCAGCTTTGACCCCGTCCGCGACTTCGCACCGATCGCCGAGCTCGTCCGCGCGCCCCAGGTGTTGGTGGTGAAGAACGGGCTGGAGGCGAGGACCCTCGCCGATTACCGGCGCCTGGGGCAGGAGGCGGAGGGCAAGCTCACCCTCGCCAGCCAGGGCAATGGTAGCATCGGGCACCTCGGCGGCATCCTCCTCGGCCAGACCCTGGGCTTCAACACCACCCACGTTCCCTACCGCGGCGGCGGCCCCGCCGTGGTGGACCTCGTGGCCGGCCACATCGACAGCCTTCTCGTCACGCTTCCCGCCGCCATCGAGCACATCCGCGGCGGCCGCATCCGGGCCCTGGCCGTGACCGGCTCCGCCCGCGCCGCCTCCCTTCCTGATGTTCCGACCGTGGCCGAGAGCGGCTTTCCCGGCTTCGAGGTGGTGACCTGGCAGGGCCTCCTCGCCCCCGCCGGCACGCCGGAGCCGGTGCTGGATCGGCTGCACGCCGAGACCCGCCGCGCTATGGCCACCCCGGAGGTCGCCGACAACCTGCGCGCCCAGGGCTTCGACCTGGCCACTGGCAGCCGGGCGGAGTTCGCGGCGCTGGTGAAGGCCGAGGCCGCCCGCTGGCCGGGCATCGTGAGGGCGTCCGGCGCGCGGATCGACTGACGGGCGGGCGACGCTTGCGGGCGTTGCGGGGAAGGCGCATGGCCCGGCCGCGCGGCATTTGATATGTCGCGACCGCCGAAACAGCCGAGCCGGACGTGAACACCACTGCCCAAACCGACGCGCCAGGGTCTCGCGCGCCAGCCATCCTCACCTACGGCATCGCGCTGGCCCTCGGCTTGGTCCTCGCGCTGTACGTGTTCCCGTTGCCCTTCCTCTTCCCGCACGGCGAAGTCGTGATGAACGAGAGCGATGCCACGCAGCACGCCGTGGGGCAGCGCTACTTCATCGCGGAGCCGTGGGGCTGGCCGCTGCTGCAGATCCGCACGCTGCTCCCGCCCGATGGCCTGCCGCTGGGCTTCATGGACGGCATCCCGATTCTCGCCCTGGTGTTGAAGGCGGTGCGCGGCATCCTGCCGCAGGGCTTCCACGGGGTCGGGCTGTGGTACGGCCTGGCCTGGGTGCTGCAGCCCGTGGCCGCCGTGTTCTGCCTTCGTGCGGCAGGGGAGAAGCGGCTGCTCCCCGCCCTGGCCTTCATGATGCTGGCGGTCGCCATGCCCGCCTGGTGGGCGCGCTACGGCCATGCGGCGCTGAGCGGGCACTTCATCCTGCTGCTCGGCCTTGGCACCTACTTCCACCTGCTGTCGCCCCGCCCGGCCGGGACCATGCTGTGGCGCTGGCTGGGCGCGGTGGCCCTCGTCCTCGGGGCGTTGCTCACCCATCCCTATCTTGCGGTGATGACGATGGCGCTGGTGCTGGCAGCGCCCGCCACGCTGGTCTGGCGTGGCCTCTCCTCCTTGCGGGCTGCTGCCCCCGCCGGACGCCTCGCGGCGTGGCGGCCGGCCCTCCTGGCGGCCGCGGGCGGGATCGGCACGGTGGTGGCGGCGCAGCTCCTGATCAGCGCGCTGGGCTACGATCAGGCCATTGGCGGTGGGGGATACGGCCTCTACGCCATGAACCTGCTCTCGCCCGTCTGGCCGTTCTGGTCGGGCCTGCTGCCGAACCCCAGCAGCTTCGCGGAGCTTCCGAACGCCGCGGGATGGGAGAGCTACAATTGGCTGGGCCTCGGCGTCATCGCGGCCGTTCCCCTGGGGGTGCTGCTGCATCCCAGGGCGGCGGCGCTGGGGATGCGGCGGCATCTCGGCCTTGTCCTCGCCCTGCTCGGACTCACCGCCATGGCGGTGAGCACGAAGGTCGGCCTGGGCAGCCGGCTGGTGCTCGACCTCGGCGATCCGCCGAAGGCGCTGGAGAGCTTCCGCGCCAGCGGGCGCCTCTTCTGGCCTGTCGCCTACGCGCTGGCCCTCGCCGGGGTGCTCCTGCTCGCCCGGCTGCGGCCCGTGGCGCTGCGGGCCGCGGCGCTGGCGGCCGTGGTGGCGGTGCAGTGGATGGACGTCGCCCCGGTGCGCGACCGCCTGATCGCCTCGGTGGAGCACGTGCCCGCGCTGGCGCCGGAGACGAGGGCGTTGCGCCAGATCCTGCCCACCGCCACGGCGATCACGATGCTCCCCTCCTGGTTCTGCTGGAGTTCGGAGGTCACCGCGACGGCGCACCCGATGATGATGGAGTTCCTCGGCCTCGCCTCGGAACGGGCGCTGCCGGTGAACACCGTCTTTCCCGCCCGCCTGCCGCGGCCCGTGCCGTGCAGCGACGACATCCCCAGGGCCACCGCGCCGCTGAGGGCTGGCGAGGTGCGTATCTTCACCAATCCCGGCGACGGCGACTGGATCACGCTCCGCCCGGAGGGGCCGCACCGCTGCGAGAAGGTGGAGCGGGTGGTCTTCTGCCGCCGGCCCGACGAGGTCTTTCCCCGGGTCGAGTCCGCGCCGCTGTCGGGCGGCCTGGACTTCCGCCTGAACGGCAACGGCGCCTCCTCCATGGAGGCGGGCTGGCGCGTCTTGGGAGAGGGCTGGACCTGGTCGGGCGGCTCGGACGCCGCGCTGCTCCTGCGGCGGGACGCCGGGGCCGCCGGGCCGCTCCGGCTCGTGTTCGAAGCGATCGGCTTCGCCCCGCCCGGGCGGGCCAGTCAGCGCGTCACCGTGCGGACCGAGGACGGGGCGGTGCAGGGCGAGTGGGAGCTGCCGCACATGACCTTCACGCAGCCCGTGCTGGACGTGCCGGCGGGCGCGGGGCCGTTGCGCCTGCTCTTCCACTTCGAGCGCCCGTCCTCCCCCGTCGAGATCGGCATGAGCGCGGATCCGCGCATCTACGCGATGGGGCTGCGGGGCCTGCGGGCGGAGCCGCGCTGAACCCGGCCTCATCTCGTTCACGCGCTGAGCGGCGGGCCCTGGTCCAGAGCCGGCCCTGCGCCGCGCGGGCCCGCGGCGTTCAGCGGCCGGGAAGTGCCCCCGACCGCTCGGCGACGAGATAGCGCGGGCGCTGCTTGGAGGCGTCGTAGACGCGCGCCAGGTACTCGCCGACGATCCCGATCGAGAGCAGCTGCAGGCCGCCCAGGCCGAGCAGCAGCACCACGGTCGTGGCGTAGCCCGGGATGTTCCGGCCGAACACCGCCGTCTGCACGACGACGAGCGCGAGGTAGAGGACGGCGAGCAGCGCGGAGACCATGCCGATGGCCGACCAGGCCCGCAGCGGCCATGAGCTGAAGGACAGGATGGCACCGAAGGCGAGCTTCAGCATGCGCCGCGTCGAGGATTTCGC
This genomic window from Pararoseomonas sp. SCSIO 73927 contains:
- a CDS encoding Lrp/AsnC family transcriptional regulator, translating into MPSPPELDSTDRAILRLIQRDAALSLAAIAEAVGLTPTPCWKRIRRMEAAGVITGRATLLDPARVGLPLSVFVSLEIGDHSAGWIEAFAWRVSAMPEVLECWRMGGDVDYLLRVAVADMAAYDAFYRRLTAEVPQLRNVTSRFAMERVKSTTALPV
- a CDS encoding glutathione S-transferase codes for the protein MITIHHLNNSRSQRVLWLLEELEVPYEIRRYQRDPQTMLAPPELRAVHPLGKSPVLTEGGLTLAETGAIVEYVLERHGNGRLVPAKDGPHHWTYRHWMHHAEGSAMPPLVMALLFNAMGRRAPPEAQPVAEKLAQGMKGAMVEPNLERLKDYWNAALAGTGWFAGPEMTAADIMMSFPLEAASSRSPFGDRPHPAAFLARIHERPAYRRAVEKGGEYAYAR
- a CDS encoding tripartite tricarboxylate transporter substrate binding protein; this encodes MRDLSRRNLLALAAAIPAPLAFSGPAAARPAFAQGGEAPAAPWPDRPVRIVVPVAPGGSLDILGRSVARALTGPLGQPVVVENHTGAGSNIAFDLVARARPDGLTILVGSDPLAINPALYPRISFDPVRDFAPIAELVRAPQVLVVKNGLEARTLADYRRLGQEAEGKLTLASQGNGSIGHLGGILLGQTLGFNTTHVPYRGGGPAVVDLVAGHIDSLLVTLPAAIEHIRGGRIRALAVTGSARAASLPDVPTVAESGFPGFEVVTWQGLLAPAGTPEPVLDRLHAETRRAMATPEVADNLRAQGFDLATGSRAEFAALVKAEAARWPGIVRASGARID
- a CDS encoding DUF1801 domain-containing protein codes for the protein MAEPRLLAGGNPQIPKGEGDAPVQAYIAAMPGWKRRVGAAIDEVVGRTVPGVRKAVKWNTPLYGMEQGAWFLGFHGFDRLVKVTFFRGASLDPVPPGRSKQAEVRYLDIREEDGVDEARLADWVRQASALPGARL
- the lysA gene encoding diaminopimelate decarboxylase, whose protein sequence is MASPVPVPHDTPDPDFADLLARRPQLKAHALDGLVMDDVPLAEIARQVGTPTWVYSAATLRRRHGTLRDALADAGLTASIHFAAKANDSLAVLRVLGAEGAGADVVSEGELLAARAAGIPAGRIVFSGVGKTEREIALALREGILQINAESAEEIERISAVADAMGATAPVCLRVNPDVDARTHAKISTGLAENKFGIPYTDAPALYARMAGMPGIRPVGLAVHIGSQITEGMAGFRAAYARVAEMAQALMGRGLPVERLDCGGGLGISYRDEAPPAPAALAGAIRATLGPLGLPVMLEPGRWIAAPAGVLLASVVLQKRGANRRFVILDAAMNDLVRPAMYEAWHGILPVAPDALHAPASPADVVGPVCETGDTFARGRALPDLPPGALVAFLDAGAYGATMSSTYNARPLAAEVLVDGHRWAVTRPRQPLEALLAHQVVPDWLGPTA
- a CDS encoding serine hydrolase, with the translated sequence MILLPRRPLIGLALGALAHPALAQSTLAQSAGDALGDALREAASGLPRLHSVTVAREGRLLAEMRLRGPAPDAPQNIKSASKTLLAALVGIAIDRGVLRGVDQPVLPLLGPRPPGLDPRAEAITIGHLLTMRAGLERTSGANYGGWAAARDPVAYALTRPFVDEPGGGMQYSTGSTHILGAALARAARRPLLELARDWLGEPLGISVPPWPRDPQGRYYGGNDMRLTPRALLRFGECCRLGGAWNGAQVIPAAWLAESWVPRTRSAWSGQSYGYGWWIAAARGVPVYFAWGYGGQMLYLVPALGLSAVMLSDPAAPRDPEHMAGLHGLLTETIMPALGAAG
- a CDS encoding heparinase II/III family protein, which produces MSGWLRGARRTLSGLKPIRVPEAPSRAFRDLWPGDVARAGKLMEGELEVAGTVRPLPDDPSAFGPGAGGPAWRAALHGFAWLRDLRALGTDAARMHARDITRLWLESGTTDPVAIAPEVVGARLSAWLGHWDFLAATAEDGLRRALMARLAADARGLVAGLPAEARHRGALVALKGALAAAVALEEEPWLTRCLKLLPAEIDRQILPDGAQVERSPGILLLALQDLIEIRNLLHGAGIEAPPHLAHALDRAAPALRLFRHGDGGLAAFNGTREEAASLLDLVLTQAQARGRAPLILGDAGFQRLQAGRTLVIADCGTPPPRNGATAPGGLPRGADRLHHAGTLSFEMSIGRDRLIINCGAAPAAEGAWRDALRATAAHSTLTLADTNSSELTEDGLGRRPEHVEAERHEASGAQWLEATHDGWKKGFNAIHRRRLYLAESGDDLRGEDIVEADDLPAFTVRFHLHPAVTATLAEDGGSVMLRLPSGTAWRLRARGGKVSVEDSVQVFGEARAATQVAVAAEAGSGQVQWAIGRVAATEG
- a CDS encoding DUF6311 domain-containing protein, with translation MNTTAQTDAPGSRAPAILTYGIALALGLVLALYVFPLPFLFPHGEVVMNESDATQHAVGQRYFIAEPWGWPLLQIRTLLPPDGLPLGFMDGIPILALVLKAVRGILPQGFHGVGLWYGLAWVLQPVAAVFCLRAAGEKRLLPALAFMMLAVAMPAWWARYGHAALSGHFILLLGLGTYFHLLSPRPAGTMLWRWLGAVALVLGALLTHPYLAVMTMALVLAAPATLVWRGLSSLRAAAPAGRLAAWRPALLAAAGGIGTVVAAQLLISALGYDQAIGGGGYGLYAMNLLSPVWPFWSGLLPNPSSFAELPNAAGWESYNWLGLGVIAAVPLGVLLHPRAAALGMRRHLGLVLALLGLTAMAVSTKVGLGSRLVLDLGDPPKALESFRASGRLFWPVAYALALAGVLLLARLRPVALRAAALAAVVAVQWMDVAPVRDRLIASVEHVPALAPETRALRQILPTATAITMLPSWFCWSSEVTATAHPMMMEFLGLASERALPVNTVFPARLPRPVPCSDDIPRATAPLRAGEVRIFTNPGDGDWITLRPEGPHRCEKVERVVFCRRPDEVFPRVESAPLSGGLDFRLNGNGASSMEAGWRVLGEGWTWSGGSDAALLLRRDAGAAGPLRLVFEAIGFAPPGRASQRVTVRTEDGAVQGEWELPHMTFTQPVLDVPAGAGPLRLLFHFERPSSPVEIGMSADPRIYAMGLRGLRAEPR
- a CDS encoding CsbD family protein encodes the protein MDSDRIIGAGKQAAGEVQEGVGNLIGDSRTQAQGRKNQAQGEAQNQIGQLEDYIRDQPLTAAAIAVGFGWLLGRLRII
- the rpe gene encoding ribulose-phosphate 3-epimerase, which produces MTRAAPHPVLIAPSLLAADFTRLAEEVAAIEAAGADWLHLDIMDGHFVPNISFGPAVVKALRPLTRMPFDVHLMIAPADPYLAAFAEAGADLISLHPEAGPHLHRSLQTIRGLGKKAGVVLNPGTPVEAVAPVLDLLDLILVMSVNPGFGGQSFIDSQLAKIAALRATIDRSGRDIRLQVDGGVTAKTASMCIEAGADVLVAGTAVFGAPDRAAAIAALRGPARNMSAGAARNIEDARA